The following are from one region of the Lonchura striata isolate bLonStr1 chromosome 26, bLonStr1.mat, whole genome shotgun sequence genome:
- the LOC110475361 gene encoding myotubularin-related protein 9-like: MEFSELIKTATVEDVLLSRQGLPDVRGTLCITSHHLLLSSRPRGDLELWLLIRNVDAVEKRVCGSSGSITLRCKDLKVLQLEIPGTEECLNVASSIEALSSVDSVMMLYPFFHRPPSLRLRQGWHPCAPERLFQQLAAQTSRWRLSAVNRDFSACPSYPPAVIVPAAVADDTVAKAARFRQGGRFPVLSYFHAKNGTALLRSSQPLPGPKRRRCLEDEQLLGTVVAEGERGVIVDTRSAQAAKQARVSGGGTEPRSCYPRWQRLHRALERGRPLQESFARLVEACGEPAPSVERWLGRLESSRWLGHVKAALSTACLAAQCLDREGCSVLVHGAEGTDTTLLVTALAQLILQPACRTLEGFQALLEREWIQAGHPFQLRCARSAASPARGKREAPVFLLFLDCVWQLSRQFPFSLEFGEQLLLTLFDNAYASAYGTFLCNSEKERRLCRLRERTPSLWARLEQPEEKHKYLNPLYSHNPLPLWPCVQPQGIQLWHGFFLRWIRPCRHLDEAWEEMRRLVQGDKSSLEEGEGKGRAGPSPRLGHGTHAETGTGQGPGVGLG, translated from the exons ATGGAGTTCTCGGAGCTGATCAAGACGGCGACAGTGGAGGACGTGCTGCTGTCGCGACAGGGGCTGCCCGACGTGCGGGGCACCCTGTGCATCACCAGCCACcacctgctgctctcctcccggccccgcggcgacctggagctctggctgctcatCCGCAACGTGGACGCCGTGGAGAAAAG GGTgtgcggctcctccggcagcaTCACTCTGCGCTGCAAGGACCTGaaggtgctgcagctggagatCCCGGGCACGGAGGAGTGTCTGAACGTCGCCAGCTCCATCGAG GCGCTCTCCTCGGTGGACTCGGTGATGATGCTGTACCCGTTCTTCCACCGCCCCCCGAGCCTGCGGCTgcggcagggctggcacccgTGTGCCCCCGAGCGCCTCTTCCAGCAGCTCGCCGCGCAG ACGAGCCGGTGGCGGCTGAGCGCCGTGAACCGCGACTTCAGCGCCTGCCCCTCGTACCCGCCCGCCGTGATCGTGCCCGCGGCCGTGGCCGATGACACCGTGGCGAAGGCGGCGCGGTTCCGCCAGGGCGGGCGCTTCCCGGTCCTCAGCTACTTCCACGCCAAAAACGGCACC GCCCTGCTCCGCAGcagccagcccctgcccgggcCCAAGCGCCGGCGCTGCCTGGAGGacgagcagctcctggggacgGTCGTGGCCGAGGGCGAGCGAGGCGTCATCGTCGACACGCGCTCGGCGCAGGCGGCCAAGCAGGCCCGCGTCAGCGGCGGCGGCACCGAGCCCCGCTCCTGCTACCCGCGGTGGCAGCGGCTGCACCGCGCCCTGGAGAG GGGCCGCCCGCTGCAGGAGAGCTTCGCCAGGCTGGTGGAAGCGTGCGGGGAGCCCGCGCCCAGCGTGGAGCGCTGGCTGGGCCGGCTGGAGAGCAGCCGCTGGCTCGGCCACGTCAAGGCCGCCCTGAGCACGGCCTGCCTGGCTGCCCAGTGCCTGGACAG gGAGGGCTGCAGCGTGCTGGTGCACGGCGCCGAGGGCACGGACACCACGCTGCTGGTGACGGCGCTGGCCCAGCTCATCCTGCAGCCGGCCTGCCGCACCCTGGAGGGGTTCCAGGCGCTGCTGGAGCGGGAGTGGATCCAG GCCGGGCATCCCTTCCAGCTGCGCTGCGCCCGCTCGGCCGCCTCGCCGGCGCGAGGGAAGCGGGAGGCGCCggttttcctcctcttcctcgacTGCGTGTGGCAGCTGAGCCGGCAGTTCCCCTTCTCCCTGGAATTcggggagcagctgctcctcaccctctTCGACAACGCCTACGCCTCGGCCTACGGCACCTTCCTGTGCAACAGCGAGAAGGAGAG GaggctgtgcaggctgaggGAGCGCACGCCCTCGCTGTGGGCCCGGCTGGAGCAGCCCGAGGAGAAGCACAAGTACCTGAACCCCCTCTACTCACACAACCCGCTGCCCCTGTGGCCCTGCGTGCAGCCCCAGGGCATCCAGCTGTGGCACG GGTTTTTCCTCCGCTGGATCCGTCCTTGCCGGCACCTGGATGAGGCCTGGGAGGAGATGCGGAGGTTGGTGCAGGGAGACAAGTCCAGcctggaggagggagagggaaaaggcaGAGCCGGCCCGAGCCCCCGGCTGGGACACGGGACCCACGCTGAAACCGGGACGGGGCAGGGCCCGGGCGTGGGGCTGGGCTGA
- the FAM167B gene encoding protein FAM167B: MAFGQLEFKELGEEEPTWEEENLESLKALAARLQLQTRRPSYLEWQARLGGQRRGTPGAERSPGHPREQRDGAVRGFASVEAALEWLRTELREMQALDQRLAQQLMRLRARLQRLKVEQACRQHKEMLDDATFILEGCEEDSDLLCTIPPKAAFLLSTPLKHIGVTRMNINSRRFSLC, encoded by the exons ATGGCTTTCGGGCAGCTGGAATTCAAGGAGCTGGGCGAGGAGGAGCCCACCTGGGAGGAGGAGAACCTGGAGAGCCTGAAGGCGCTGGCGGCCCGGCTGCAGCTGCAGACGCGGCGCCCCTCGTACCTGGAGTGGCAGGCCCGGCTGggggggcagcgccggggcacccccggggcggagcggagcCCCGGGCACCCCCGCGAGCAGCGGGACGGGGCCGTCCGTGGCTTTGCCAGCGTGGAGGCGGCTCTGGAGTGGCTCAGGACGGAGCTG CGGGAGATGCAGGCCCTGGACCAGCGGCTGGCGCAGCAGCTGATGCGGCTGCGGGCGCGGCTGCAGCGGCTGAAGGTGGAGCAGGCCTGCCGGCAGCACAAGGAGATGCTGGACGACGCCACCTTCATCCTCGAGGGCTGCGAGGAAGACTCGGATCTGCTGTGCACCATCCCCCCCAAGGCCGCCTTCCTGCTCTCCACGCCGCTCAAGCACATCGGCGTCACCCGCATGAACATCAACTCCCGCCGCTTCTCCCTGTGCTGA